A DNA window from Aspergillus nidulans FGSC A4 chromosome I contains the following coding sequences:
- a CDS encoding uncharacterized protein (transcript_id=CADANIAT00006648) has product MPLYNVTLKKDSPIEELHKAKEAAKEKGGTIKHEYTLIKGFTVEYPDDLVSVFESSEHIHVEQDGEVKTQ; this is encoded by the exons ATGCCTCTCTACAAC GTTACCCTGAAGAAAGACTCCCCCATCGAGGAGCTTCACAA AGCCAAGGAGgctgcaaaggagaagggaggAACCATCAAGCACGAGTACACCCTGATCAAGGGTTTCAC CGTTGAATACCCCGACGACCTCGTTTCAGTCTTCGAATCAAGCGAACACATTCATGTTGAGCAGGATGGGGAGGTTAAGACTCAGTGA